In the Leptotrichia sp. oral taxon 847 genome, one interval contains:
- a CDS encoding two-partner secretion domain-containing protein, with protein MNMNSFAANLELDPNSRYNTKLDMSRNGTPIVNISTPNGRGISINEFLNYNVGHEGQVLNNADNIGRSHLAGIINANPNLAANQAANLIILQVNGSNRSDIEGYLEALSRQKVNVILSNENGIYLNGAGTINIRNFVPTTGRVKLQNGDFVGIDVEKGRVVIGSNGFDASTTDYVNVIAKALELQGSLVGNKVDVTLGENTVDKNGAVTSKHGINSVAIDASKLGSMYAGQISIISTDKGAGVNSRGIVYSRDKKLEITADGKINVAKIKGNGIEINGTEYNQAELASSDKGININAKNIKLNGETQAAGDINLNGNTQNNSKIYSEGNFNTRSLLNTGDINVAGNFKADDFKNVLAAVNTGGNLNVKNLENSGSIQVSRSTGIDGKLNNSGNLTSIDKITVKNDILNSGNISTNGDLSSKNAVSSGMIVANNFTTSNLQNDGKIFTNADLKTKYFKNTGEISAVGKISSDSMVSSGSIRTNEALDISGDLNNDGTLQSAKDITVSSNIKNSGKIYAGGNLSGKDAVSSGKIVSKNLRVNDLKNDGEIFTNEDLQAKNVTNTGKIASAGNISTKDLKTSGSIKSNRKVTVSGKLENDGDLEAVEDIKVSGNVRNTKEIATNGNFSGKNVVSKGKIISKNFESDDLDNDGKISSNENVKARNIKNTGEIQAVGSISGNNLKTSGKVRANKKITVSGELENGGDLESGKSLTVSKNIKNTGKIAVNEDISGKDTQNSGTMYSKNLKTDNLKNDGKVEVGNDLKTADIENTKDITAVGKISGKNVNNSGKILTNGTLDVKNVKNIGKIAAGSDVTSQRLENSGVLATNGNITTSDSMTNSGNIEGKNLDITGLEFTNSGKISADNIRARVNDTKNNGSISSANDIDLTTNTLTNTKEMLAVNDINSNNATVLNSGKMASNGKILLNNSSITNIGQILSGEISMQNAKKFDNTGTVKGNKTVLTTDQDLNLVGNLHGESLLEISGNNITNNGNTTGAGLIKISSNDFTNNKELASNAVIIDGRGNVVNNNMITGNDGKINGNSITNNDLIAFDNYLEMNAKSKVLNNKDKSIYGGQTLIIHGQELMNDEGEILGGNMDLNASKITNNVGTVQSTGDIFVTSNDFQNIGRVTGLGNYEKYYETWDGQRLSESEIASKWLLNDNGGWKKKTSGHTRKKARKEQKEWFEKQIQNNNKSESKSYLLTKYEQFFRSILGHTNVDDSKKVASSTKDPTIPLVGKLKSKASTEYGKVLANGNITINSGNFKNKDSLISGGGLVNITATNFENSVSIDDKNPIKLKNGREILDLNIKEGTHHHILRTTLVAVHTRDMVDEDIGYATGQPSIIEGSLVNVNAPNIIKNSIEAGNGKVLNNGGATGRALISSNSIGINKGTGSANGAVQVAGNALLSKVNSGFNGNLQVNGSSNNSFDRAIQISGNNSVIQNIKKTGTIDVNPLLSSAMFTMNMSPSSKYLLETRSKYISLGQYYGSDYFTSRVGYSEIWDRSKRLGDAFYENQLLTRALNEKLGTSFLNGKSNQELIQSMMDNAADEKARLGLVVGQALTQDQINALNEDIIWYVSKEVNGVSVLTPQIYLSSRTRESISDDTRNRIGGINGTYVKTKDFVNDGTKWGNGGVTYVEANTVRNETTTNLLSEISGDRTFISSVGNIENIGGKIKGNEVVGLISENGNVINNTTKRKVGFNNGEFDRSWHEEIGSIGQISSNGLTFIKGNSYESTGGILNTNHLELDVNKFNVSALSLSGEDKFGKGSNNYTKYGATEHLGGEVTANSTSGRIGDLNLTGSAFIGGDTQGLKIGKVNVESAVNSYDLESKQTSKNTVSKSSTYIKSHQEENVAGNLQLSGARIEGNLTGIGSNIDLGENTFVGGKLTTDSRELHNSFYEKNTSRGFSAGISHGTASLNYGKSGSTYDEKDTINAKSNLRIGDGSVLNNGAEITATNFEYGNIQINNGDVKYGARIDTRDVKTTSRSSNFGVSIGINSPIKDRIEQAAGAVKQARRGDTIGGLVAGVNAGTGMVSGLAGNQGTRQAYHTGNLSQSEVRNASANNNFYANIGVNAGYSTSKNSNNSHNESAVVTTMKPMHENSSITYNNVNNITYQGTQAQGGTFIYNNVKNIRKEAVELHNSSSSRSSNFGISTGATIGYGYGTQITGNGGSVSANRSNQNTNETIYQNGNFQNVNEVHNNTGTMTLSGFNQEGGKVTGNIGKLVVESRQNTSTTTGRSSGASVGINANGVPSSLNVNGSRTNGSRAFVDNQSSFIVGEGSNLHVGTVENTGAIIGKQSENGTTFKVDKYVGHDIQNYDTMTTTGISVGTSLGKSPRVTNIGFNQETGDKQGVTRNTVVGNVEIGEASGSPINKDVTKANEVTKDVQHSTNINVESQTIEYATNPGKLKEDLNKAKDEIKDVTKALDNSIHDPGDDNRNFFGQLRETRLSETVNNIAGERLKVAQTRKEIASAFEEAYSDLGYKNVKVIFTTPEHASQLIDENGKPKAGTAYINKKTGEKTIFINENAEENQTKTGLIGVIAEEGSHIINGVEGRQIETGTEEKGLESTGRATNEYFQEKYKDDADKLIIHKSDGIDYSGIDFGENVGDRKGKEITSTFLDFVPYVGTAKGIIEGITGRDLVTGEKIDLFSRVMGIIPGAKAVGKGTKATVKGIKASGKIIKNSKKIKVVLSDGSKITLKSNEVTKLENKFKFKISTKKENIKIKSTRTINSSKIKSDILQTNKNIKFNALKTNIKGQKVFKNSKGFVFYADDFHYPVHYEVFKNGKHVGIIDAKTLQKNKGNFDIKSVNTSEAKKGRTINMK; from the coding sequence CAAACTGGGTTCGATGTATGCAGGACAGATCAGCATAATCAGTACTGATAAGGGTGCAGGAGTAAACTCAAGAGGAATTGTTTATTCAAGAGACAAAAAACTTGAAATTACAGCAGATGGAAAAATAAATGTTGCAAAAATTAAAGGGAACGGTATTGAAATTAATGGTACAGAGTACAATCAGGCTGAACTTGCCAGTTCTGATAAAGGAATTAATATCAATGCTAAAAATATTAAGCTAAATGGAGAAACACAGGCAGCTGGGGATATTAATTTAAATGGGAATACTCAAAATAACTCTAAAATATATTCTGAAGGAAATTTTAACACAAGAAGTCTTTTAAATACAGGCGATATTAATGTTGCTGGGAATTTTAAGGCTGATGATTTTAAAAATGTTTTGGCAGCTGTTAATACAGGTGGGAATTTGAATGTTAAAAACTTGGAAAACAGTGGTAGCATTCAAGTTTCTAGAAGTACAGGGATTGACGGAAAGTTAAATAATTCAGGTAACTTGACTTCTATAGACAAAATAACTGTAAAAAATGATATTTTAAATTCCGGAAATATTTCAACTAATGGAGATTTGTCAAGTAAAAATGCAGTTTCATCAGGTATGATTGTTGCAAATAATTTTACAACAAGTAATTTGCAGAATGATGGAAAAATCTTTACAAATGCGGATTTGAAAACAAAATATTTCAAAAATACTGGAGAAATTTCAGCCGTTGGGAAAATATCAAGCGACAGTATGGTTTCAAGTGGAAGCATTAGAACAAATGAAGCTCTTGATATTTCAGGTGACTTGAATAATGACGGGACTTTACAGAGTGCTAAAGATATTACGGTTTCAAGTAACATTAAAAATAGCGGTAAAATTTATGCTGGCGGAAATTTATCAGGAAAGGATGCTGTTTCAAGCGGGAAAATAGTTTCTAAAAATTTAAGAGTGAATGACCTTAAAAATGATGGAGAAATTTTTACAAATGAAGATCTTCAGGCTAAAAATGTTACGAATACTGGTAAAATAGCATCTGCTGGAAATATTTCCACAAAAGATTTGAAAACTTCAGGAAGCATAAAATCTAATAGAAAAGTTACAGTTTCAGGAAAGCTTGAAAATGATGGGGATTTGGAAGCTGTAGAAGATATAAAGGTTTCGGGAAATGTAAGAAACACTAAAGAGATAGCGACAAATGGTAATTTTTCTGGTAAGAATGTGGTTTCAAAAGGGAAAATTATTTCCAAAAATTTTGAATCTGATGATTTGGATAATGATGGGAAAATTTCTTCAAATGAGAATGTAAAAGCTAGAAATATTAAAAATACTGGAGAGATTCAGGCTGTAGGATCAATATCAGGAAATAATTTAAAAACTTCAGGAAAAGTTAGGGCAAATAAAAAAATTACAGTTTCAGGAGAACTTGAAAATGGTGGGGATTTAGAATCAGGAAAAAGTCTGACTGTTTCAAAAAATATTAAGAATACTGGAAAGATTGCTGTAAATGAGGATATTTCAGGGAAAGATACTCAAAATTCAGGAACCATGTATTCTAAAAATCTTAAAACTGATAATTTGAAAAACGATGGAAAAGTTGAAGTTGGAAACGATTTGAAAACGGCGGATATTGAAAATACTAAAGATATTACAGCTGTTGGGAAAATCTCAGGGAAAAATGTCAATAATTCTGGAAAAATTTTGACTAATGGAACACTGGATGTTAAGAATGTTAAAAATATTGGAAAAATTGCAGCAGGAAGTGATGTTACATCGCAAAGGCTTGAAAATTCAGGAGTTCTGGCGACAAATGGGAACATTACGACTTCGGATTCGATGACTAACAGCGGAAATATTGAGGGTAAAAATCTTGATATAACTGGTTTGGAATTCACAAATAGCGGTAAAATATCAGCTGACAACATTAGGGCAAGGGTTAATGACACTAAAAATAATGGAAGTATTTCTTCAGCAAATGACATTGATTTAACGACAAATACTTTAACGAATACAAAAGAAATGCTGGCAGTAAACGACATAAATTCAAATAATGCGACAGTTTTAAATTCAGGAAAAATGGCTTCAAACGGTAAAATACTGCTAAATAATTCAAGCATTACAAATATTGGACAGATTTTGTCTGGAGAAATTTCTATGCAAAATGCGAAAAAATTTGATAATACTGGAACTGTAAAAGGGAATAAGACGGTTCTTACAACTGACCAGGATCTAAATCTGGTTGGAAATTTGCATGGAGAAAGCTTGCTTGAAATTTCAGGAAACAACATTACAAACAATGGAAATACGACAGGGGCGGGGCTTATTAAAATAAGTTCTAATGACTTTACAAATAATAAGGAACTGGCTTCAAATGCTGTGATTATTGATGGTCGTGGGAATGTTGTAAACAACAATATGATTACTGGAAATGATGGTAAAATTAATGGAAACAGCATTACTAACAATGATTTGATCGCTTTTGATAATTATCTTGAGATGAATGCTAAAAGTAAGGTCTTGAATAATAAAGATAAAAGTATTTATGGTGGTCAAACTTTAATTATTCACGGTCAGGAACTGATGAATGATGAAGGTGAAATTCTTGGTGGAAATATGGATCTGAATGCTTCTAAAATCACTAATAATGTTGGAACTGTTCAGTCAACTGGGGATATTTTCGTTACTTCAAATGATTTTCAGAATATTGGAAGAGTTACTGGTTTAGGAAATTATGAGAAGTATTATGAAACTTGGGATGGACAAAGATTATCTGAATCAGAAATTGCAAGTAAATGGCTGCTTAATGATAATGGAGGATGGAAGAAAAAAACTAGCGGACATACTAGAAAAAAAGCAAGAAAAGAACAAAAAGAGTGGTTTGAAAAACAAATCCAGAATAATAATAAATCTGAATCTAAATCATATCTGCTTACAAAATATGAGCAATTTTTTAGATCGATTTTAGGACATACAAACGTAGATGATTCAAAAAAAGTAGCAAGCAGTACCAAAGATCCGACAATACCTCTTGTTGGAAAATTAAAAAGTAAAGCATCAACTGAATATGGAAAAGTCCTGGCAAATGGAAACATTACAATAAATTCAGGTAATTTTAAAAATAAGGACAGTTTAATTTCAGGTGGAGGCTTAGTCAATATTACTGCAACAAATTTTGAAAATTCAGTAAGCATTGATGATAAAAATCCTATAAAACTAAAAAATGGTAGAGAGATATTGGATTTAAATATCAAGGAGGGAACTCATCATCATATTCTAAGAACTACTCTAGTTGCTGTTCACACAAGAGATATGGTTGACGAGGATATAGGCTATGCAACAGGACAGCCTTCTATCATTGAAGGTTCACTTGTAAACGTGAATGCTCCAAATATCATAAAAAATTCTATTGAAGCAGGAAACGGAAAAGTACTGAATAATGGTGGGGCAACTGGTAGAGCCTTGATTTCTTCAAATTCAATAGGAATTAACAAGGGTACAGGTTCAGCAAATGGAGCGGTTCAGGTTGCTGGAAATGCTTTACTATCCAAAGTAAATAGCGGCTTTAATGGAAATTTACAGGTTAATGGCAGCAGCAATAATAGTTTTGACAGGGCAATACAAATTTCAGGAAATAATTCAGTTATTCAAAATATTAAAAAAACTGGAACAATTGATGTAAACCCACTATTAAGCAGCGCAATGTTTACGATGAATATGAGTCCATCTTCAAAATATCTTCTAGAAACTCGTTCAAAATACATAAGTCTAGGTCAATACTATGGAAGCGACTACTTCACTTCAAGAGTTGGGTATTCGGAAATTTGGGACAGAAGTAAAAGATTAGGAGATGCCTTTTATGAAAATCAATTGCTTACAAGAGCTTTAAATGAAAAGCTTGGAACAAGCTTTTTGAACGGAAAATCTAATCAGGAATTGATTCAGTCAATGATGGATAATGCGGCTGATGAAAAAGCAAGGCTTGGTCTTGTTGTCGGTCAGGCATTGACTCAGGATCAGATAAATGCCTTAAATGAAGATATTATCTGGTATGTCTCAAAGGAAGTGAATGGAGTCAGTGTTTTGACACCACAAATTTACTTGTCAAGCAGAACTAGGGAAAGCATAAGCGATGACACTAGAAATAGAATTGGTGGAATAAATGGAACTTATGTCAAGACTAAAGATTTTGTAAATGACGGGACAAAATGGGGTAACGGCGGAGTTACCTATGTTGAAGCGAATACTGTGAGAAATGAGACTACAACAAATCTTCTTTCTGAAATTTCAGGAGATAGAACATTCATAAGTTCAGTTGGAAATATTGAAAATATCGGCGGAAAAATAAAGGGAAATGAAGTTGTAGGTTTAATTTCTGAAAATGGAAATGTAATCAACAATACAACCAAAAGAAAAGTAGGATTCAATAATGGCGAGTTTGACAGAAGCTGGCATGAAGAAATAGGCTCAATTGGGCAAATTTCTTCAAATGGATTAACTTTTATTAAGGGTAACAGCTATGAGTCAACAGGAGGAATTCTAAACACAAATCATCTTGAACTTGATGTAAATAAATTCAATGTATCGGCATTGTCTTTAAGCGGTGAAGATAAATTCGGCAAGGGCAGCAATAATTACACAAAATATGGTGCAACAGAACATTTAGGCGGAGAAGTAACTGCAAATTCTACTTCAGGAAGAATAGGAGATTTAAACCTTACAGGCTCAGCATTTATTGGCGGAGATACACAAGGTCTGAAAATTGGGAAAGTGAATGTAGAATCCGCTGTAAACAGTTACGACTTGGAGTCAAAACAGACAAGTAAGAATACGGTTTCTAAAAGCAGTACATACATAAAATCTCATCAGGAAGAAAATGTTGCAGGAAATTTACAGCTTAGCGGAGCAAGAATTGAAGGAAACTTGACAGGAATCGGAAGTAACATTGATTTAGGTGAAAATACCTTTGTTGGCGGGAAATTGACAACAGATTCGAGAGAATTACATAATAGTTTTTATGAAAAAAATACGTCCAGAGGATTTAGTGCAGGAATTAGTCACGGAACGGCTTCATTAAATTATGGAAAATCAGGCAGCACCTATGATGAAAAAGATACGATAAATGCCAAATCAAATTTAAGAATTGGCGATGGAAGTGTGCTAAATAACGGAGCGGAAATTACTGCCACAAATTTTGAGTATGGAAATATTCAAATTAATAATGGTGACGTAAAATATGGTGCAAGAATTGATACAAGAGATGTAAAAACTACTTCAAGAAGTAGTAATTTTGGTGTGTCAATTGGAATAAACAGTCCAATTAAAGATAGAATTGAACAAGCAGCTGGAGCTGTAAAGCAAGCTAGAAGGGGAGATACGATAGGTGGTCTTGTAGCGGGAGTAAATGCAGGAACTGGAATGGTTTCAGGACTTGCAGGAAATCAAGGGACAAGACAGGCTTATCACACAGGAAATTTAAGTCAAAGTGAAGTAAGAAATGCGAGTGCAAACAATAACTTTTATGCAAATATTGGAGTAAATGCAGGATATTCTACTTCTAAAAACAGTAACAACTCCCACAATGAAAGTGCCGTAGTTACGACAATGAAACCAATGCATGAAAATTCAAGCATAACTTACAACAATGTAAACAACATAACTTATCAAGGAACACAGGCTCAAGGTGGAACATTCATTTACAACAATGTTAAAAATATTCGGAAGGAAGCAGTAGAACTTCATAACAGCAGCAGTTCAAGAAGTTCAAATTTTGGAATAAGTACGGGAGCGACAATTGGATATGGCTACGGAACACAGATTACTGGAAATGGTGGAAGTGTTTCTGCAAATAGAAGTAATCAAAATACGAATGAAACTATTTATCAAAATGGTAATTTTCAAAATGTAAATGAAGTTCACAATAATACTGGTACAATGACACTTTCAGGATTTAACCAGGAAGGCGGAAAAGTTACAGGTAATATCGGCAAGTTGGTTGTAGAAAGTAGACAGAACACAAGCACGACAACTGGAAGATCAAGCGGTGCAAGTGTAGGAATAAATGCAAATGGAGTTCCTAGTTCTTTAAATGTAAATGGAAGCAGAACAAATGGAAGTAGAGCATTTGTAGATAATCAAAGCAGCTTTATTGTTGGAGAGGGAAGTAATCTTCATGTTGGTACAGTTGAAAATACTGGAGCAATTATTGGAAAACAGAGTGAAAACGGTACTACATTTAAAGTTGATAAGTATGTTGGCCACGATATTCAAAACTACGATACAATGACAACAACTGGAATTTCAGTAGGGACTTCATTAGGAAAATCTCCTAGAGTTACAAATATCGGATTTAATCAAGAAACAGGAGATAAACAAGGAGTAACTAGAAATACAGTAGTTGGAAATGTAGAAATAGGAGAAGCTTCTGGAAGTCCAATAAATAAGGATGTTACAAAAGCTAATGAAGTTACAAAAGATGTACAGCATTCGACTAATATTAATGTTGAGAGTCAGACTATTGAGTATGCTACTAATCCTGGTAAGTTGAAAGAAGATTTGAATAAGGCTAAAGATGAAATAAAGGATGTTACAAAGGCACTTGATAATTCAATTCATGACCCGGGAGATGACAACAGAAATTTCTTTGGACAGTTGAGAGAAACTAGACTTTCTGAGACAGTCAATAATATTGCTGGAGAGAGATTGAAAGTTGCACAAACAAGAAAAGAAATAGCAAGTGCCTTTGAAGAGGCTTACTCTGATTTGGGATATAAAAATGTAAAAGTAATTTTTACAACACCTGAACATGCTAGTCAATTGATTGATGAAAATGGAAAACCAAAGGCTGGAACGGCTTATATAAATAAAAAAACAGGTGAAAAAACAATATTTATCAATGAAAATGCTGAGGAAAATCAAACAAAAACAGGACTTATTGGAGTAATTGCTGAAGAAGGAAGCCATATTATAAATGGAGTTGAAGGAAGACAAATAGAAACAGGAACTGAAGAAAAAGGACTTGAAAGTACAGGAAGAGCAACTAATGAATATTTCCAAGAAAAATATAAAGATGATGCTGACAAGTTAATAATTCATAAATCTGATGGGATTGACTATTCTGGAATTGATTTTGGAGAAAATGTAGGAGATAGAAAAGGAAAAGAAATTACAAGTACTTTTCTAGATTTCGTACCTTATGTTGGAACAGCAAAAGGTATAATTGAAGGAATAACGGGGAGAGATTTAGTAACTGGTGAAAAAATTGACCTATTTTCAAGAGTGATGGGAATAATTCCAGGTGCAAAAGCAGTAGGTAAAGGAACAAAAGCAACAGTTAAAGGAATAAAAGCATCAGGTAAAATAATAAAAAATTCCAAAAAAATAAAAGTAGTGTTATCAGATGGTTCAAAAATAACATTAAAGTCAAATGAAGTTACTAAATTAGAAAATAAATTTAAATTTAAAATATCTACGAAAAAAGAAAATATTAAGATAAAATCTACGCGAACAATTAATTCGAGTAAAATAAAATCAGATATACTTCAAACAAATAAAAATATAAAGTTTAACGCATTAAAAACTAACATAAAGGGACAAAAAGTTTTTAAAAATTCAAAAGGTTTTGTCTTTTATGCAGATGATTTTCATTATCCAGTTCATTATGAAGTTTTTAAAAATGGGAAGCATGTAGGTATAATAGATGCGAAGACTCTACAAAAAAATAAAGGAAATTTTGATATAAAATCTGTTAATACAAGTGAAGCCAAAAAAGGAAGAACTATAAATATGAAATGA
- a CDS encoding toxin-antitoxin system YwqK family antitoxin: MSEYSCLNNYIQIGMKIEIDIDDKTFSICTIDENEEEIGRSLVYDIKTGKIYHNIISINNKWYYEKDFTVINKDKNSVEKSLILDKKIILKKIFYNEKCIDFKLFKSNKLYGFREIRDNNGKLLLRGSYLNGKKIGLWYEYENGKIIYKASFDEKERLCGLCKEYDLNGKLLAKEIYLKGNLIKRIEI; this comes from the coding sequence GTGTCTGAGTATTCTTGCTTAAATAATTATATTCAAATTGGAATGAAGATAGAGATAGATATAGATGATAAAACCTTTTCGATATGTACAATAGATGAAAATGAGGAAGAAATAGGAAGAAGTTTAGTTTATGATATAAAAACAGGAAAAATATATCATAATATAATTTCAATTAACAATAAATGGTATTATGAAAAAGATTTTACGGTAATTAATAAAGATAAAAATTCAGTAGAAAAATCCTTGATATTAGATAAAAAAATCATATTAAAAAAAATCTTTTATAATGAAAAATGTATAGATTTTAAATTATTTAAAAGTAATAAATTATATGGTTTTAGAGAAATTAGAGATAATAATGGTAAATTATTACTAAGAGGAAGTTATTTAAATGGGAAAAAAATAGGATTATGGTATGAATATGAAAATGGAAAGATTATTTATAAAGCTTCTTTTGATGAGAAAGAGAGACTTTGTGGATTATGTAAAGAATATGACTTAAACGGAAAATTATTAGCAAAAGAAATTTATCTAAAAGGTAATCTAATAAAAAGGATAGAAATATAA